The following proteins are encoded in a genomic region of Syntrophotaleaceae bacterium:
- the uvrA gene encoding excinuclease ABC subunit UvrA — MSKSIFIKGAREHNLKGIDLEIPRDKLVVITGVSGSGKSTLAFDTLYAEGQRRYVESLSAYARQFLEQMDKPDVESIEGLSPAISIEQKTTSKNPRSTVGTVTEIYDYLRLLFARTGRIHCYECGKEIASWTVQQMVDRIMTLPEKTRLLVLAPIVRGRKGEYRKELRQLQADGFVRIRIDGELHELGGEISLDKNKQHTLEVVVDRLVIKPGIEGRLADSLETALRLASGVVRVEEVDGESRLYSEQHACPDCGISYPEITPRMFSFNNPYGACPDCAGLGTRMYFDPEEVVPNPDLSLREGAIVPWETRTGFYYHQLLEALADHFQFDINAPFKSLPDKLRSVLLYGSGREKVKFFFDQGGRRHFYEKTFEGVIPNLERRYHETDSDRVRENLGRFMNVMPCPTCDGARLRKEVLFVRVGGKNIREICALSIRDAEAFFAHLELTEKEAEIGRRILKEIRQRLSFLTYVGLDYLSLDRTSGTLSGGEGQRIRLATQVGSSLVGVLYILDEPSIGLHQRDNRRLLDTLKRLRDLGNTVLVVEHDEETILESDHVIDMGPGAGIHGGEVVAQGTPAEIMASPQSLTGRYLSGELTIPLPAERRTGERFIQIRGARENNLKNVDVAIPLGVMTCITGVSGSGKSTLIIDTLFRALSQRLYRSREKAGKVEDIVGVEMLDKVIDIDQSPIGRTPRSNPATYTGVFTDIRDQFAQLPEAKMRGYQPGRFSFNVKGGRCEACQGEGILKIEMHFLPDVYVQCEVCKGARYNRETLEVRYKGMNIAEVLDLTVNQALKFFENIPRIRGKLEMLRDVGLGYIHLGQSATTLSGGEAQRVKLAKELGKRATGRTIYILDEPTTGLHFADIRKLLDVLHRLVDTGNTVLIIEHNLDVIKTADHIIDLGPEGGSRGGEIVTVGTPEDVARVTASHTGRYLRSLLKL; from the coding sequence ATGAGCAAAAGCATTTTTATCAAGGGCGCCAGAGAGCATAACCTGAAGGGGATCGATCTGGAGATCCCCCGGGACAAGCTGGTGGTCATTACCGGGGTGTCCGGTTCCGGCAAGAGTACCCTGGCCTTTGACACTCTGTACGCCGAGGGCCAGCGCCGCTACGTGGAGAGCCTTTCCGCCTACGCCCGGCAGTTTCTGGAGCAGATGGACAAGCCCGACGTGGAAAGCATCGAGGGTCTGTCGCCGGCCATTTCCATCGAGCAGAAGACCACCTCGAAGAACCCCCGCTCTACCGTTGGCACCGTCACCGAAATCTACGACTACCTGCGCCTGCTGTTCGCCAGGACCGGGCGCATCCACTGTTACGAGTGCGGCAAGGAGATCGCGTCCTGGACGGTGCAGCAGATGGTCGACCGGATCATGACCCTGCCGGAAAAGACCCGTCTGCTGGTCCTGGCACCGATCGTGCGCGGGCGCAAGGGAGAATATCGCAAGGAATTGCGCCAGCTGCAGGCCGACGGCTTCGTCCGGATACGGATCGACGGGGAGTTGCACGAACTGGGCGGGGAGATCAGCCTCGACAAGAACAAACAGCATACTCTCGAGGTTGTAGTCGACCGTCTGGTGATCAAGCCGGGCATCGAGGGACGCCTGGCCGATTCCCTGGAAACGGCTCTGCGGCTGGCTTCGGGAGTGGTGCGGGTGGAGGAGGTGGACGGGGAGAGCCGGCTCTATTCCGAACAGCACGCCTGTCCCGACTGCGGTATCTCCTACCCGGAAATCACCCCGCGAATGTTCTCCTTCAACAATCCCTACGGCGCCTGCCCCGATTGCGCCGGCCTCGGCACCCGCATGTACTTCGATCCGGAAGAGGTGGTGCCGAATCCCGACCTGTCCCTGCGGGAGGGGGCCATCGTTCCCTGGGAGACCCGCACCGGTTTTTATTATCACCAGCTGCTCGAGGCCCTGGCCGATCATTTCCAGTTCGACATCAACGCCCCCTTTAAAAGCCTGCCCGACAAGCTGCGGAGTGTTCTTCTGTACGGGTCCGGCCGGGAGAAGGTGAAATTCTTTTTTGATCAGGGCGGCCGGCGGCATTTCTATGAAAAGACATTTGAAGGAGTGATCCCCAACCTCGAACGCCGCTATCACGAAACCGACTCGGACCGGGTGCGGGAAAATCTCGGCCGGTTCATGAACGTGATGCCCTGTCCGACCTGTGACGGCGCCCGTCTGCGCAAGGAGGTCCTGTTCGTGCGGGTGGGAGGCAAGAATATCCGCGAGATCTGTGCCCTGTCGATCCGCGATGCGGAGGCGTTCTTCGCCCATCTGGAACTGACGGAAAAGGAGGCGGAAATCGGCCGCCGGATTCTCAAGGAGATCCGCCAGCGGCTGTCTTTTCTGACCTACGTCGGTCTCGACTACCTGAGTCTCGATCGCACCTCCGGAACCCTGTCGGGCGGCGAGGGGCAGCGCATCCGATTGGCCACCCAGGTGGGTTCGTCCCTGGTCGGAGTGCTCTACATCCTCGACGAACCCTCCATCGGACTGCATCAGCGGGACAACCGGCGCCTGCTCGACACCCTCAAGCGCCTGCGCGACCTCGGCAATACTGTGCTGGTGGTGGAACACGATGAGGAGACCATTCTCGAGTCGGACCATGTCATCGACATGGGGCCGGGGGCCGGCATCCATGGCGGAGAGGTGGTCGCCCAGGGGACACCGGCGGAGATCATGGCCTCTCCCCAGTCCCTGACCGGACGCTATCTGTCCGGGGAACTGACCATTCCGCTTCCGGCTGAACGCCGCACGGGGGAGCGCTTTATTCAGATCCGGGGAGCACGGGAAAACAATCTGAAGAACGTGGACGTCGCCATCCCCCTTGGGGTCATGACCTGCATCACCGGGGTCTCCGGTTCGGGCAAGTCGACCCTGATCATCGACACCCTGTTCCGCGCCCTGTCCCAGCGCCTCTACCGTTCCCGGGAAAAGGCCGGCAAGGTCGAAGACATCGTCGGTGTGGAGATGCTGGACAAGGTGATCGATATCGATCAGTCCCCGATCGGTCGCACGCCCCGCTCCAACCCGGCCACCTACACCGGGGTTTTTACCGATATCCGGGACCAGTTCGCCCAGCTTCCGGAAGCCAAAATGCGCGGTTACCAGCCGGGGCGGTTTTCCTTCAACGTCAAAGGGGGGCGCTGCGAGGCCTGCCAGGGGGAAGGAATCCTCAAGATCGAGATGCATTTTCTGCCCGACGTTTATGTTCAATGCGAGGTGTGCAAGGGTGCCCGCTACAACCGGGAGACCCTGGAAGTGCGCTACAAGGGGATGAACATTGCGGAGGTGCTGGACCTGACGGTCAACCAGGCGCTGAAGTTTTTCGAAAACATTCCCCGGATCCGCGGCAAGCTGGAGATGCTGCGGGATGTGGGCCTGGGATACATTCATCTGGGGCAGAGCGCCACCACCCTCTCCGGAGGGGAGGCCCAGAGAGTCAAACTGGCCAAGGAGCTCGGCAAGCGGGCGACCGGGCGCACCATCTATATTCTGGACGAACCGACCACGGGCCTGCATTTCGCCGACATCCGGAAACTGCTCGATGTCCTCCACCGATTGGTCGATACCGGGAATACGGTCCTGATCATCGAGCACAATCTCGACGTCATCAAGACCGCCGACCATATTATCGATCTGGGGCCGGAGGGGGGCAGCCGGGGCGGCGAAATTGTGACTGTCGGCACACCGGAGGATGTGGCCCGGGTGACTGCGTCCCATACCGGACGCTACTTGCGATCGCTCCTGAAACTATAG